In Leptospira ellinghausenii, the following proteins share a genomic window:
- a CDS encoding carbohydrate-binding module 48: MLKSKFIRIALILLFLTGIGIFADDGMDWIGSFSSGELEMSDETEDQDTVYYLWQLESLKKNIAPRYIRYLDVESYVSSGNLLHRGILFTYNGLRDESVEICGSFNNWECAEMKRNQYGIYYTVIEPNQIKDSYEEDHVYEYKFRVNGLLTYDPENFDKVEDGSGSYYSRFVLDSKDTDRQTKTIVLEDSANEERDLRTVKFQIYLPNAEVVRVVGNFNDWNPEHDFLKKDRKGVFTLEKKLLPGEYHYQFIVDGETMLDTYNPTTNIKIDTNESVSSLLVPERNYALERKM; this comes from the coding sequence ATGTTGAAATCCAAATTCATCCGAATTGCCCTCATTTTACTCTTTTTGACAGGTATTGGAATTTTTGCCGACGATGGCATGGATTGGATTGGCAGTTTTTCTTCTGGAGAACTCGAAATGTCAGATGAAACCGAAGACCAAGACACGGTTTATTACCTTTGGCAATTGGAAAGTCTGAAGAAAAACATCGCACCACGTTACATTCGTTATCTTGATGTCGAATCCTATGTTTCGAGCGGGAACCTTCTCCACCGAGGGATTCTTTTCACCTATAATGGCCTTAGAGATGAATCTGTGGAAATCTGTGGCAGTTTTAATAATTGGGAATGTGCCGAAATGAAACGGAACCAATATGGAATTTATTACACAGTCATCGAACCAAACCAAATCAAAGACAGTTACGAAGAAGATCATGTTTACGAATATAAATTTCGAGTCAACGGCCTACTCACCTATGATCCAGAAAACTTTGATAAGGTGGAAGATGGATCTGGTTCTTATTATTCTCGTTTTGTTTTGGACTCCAAAGACACAGATCGCCAAACAAAAACGATAGTATTGGAAGATTCTGCAAACGAAGAACGTGATCTGCGTACAGTCAAATTTCAAATTTATTTACCAAATGCAGAAGTGGTTCGGGTAGTGGGAAATTTTAATGATTGGAACCCTGAACATGATTTTTTGAAAAAAGATCGCAAAGGGGTATTTACCTTAGAGAAAAAATTACTCCCTGGTGAGTATCACTACCAATTCATCGTAGATGGCGAGACAATGTTAGATACCTACAATCCAACTACGAATATAAAAATCGATACAAATGAATCTGTTTCGTCTCTTTTAGTTCCTGAGCGGAACTACGCTTTAGAACGTAAGATGTAA
- a CDS encoding WecB/TagA/CpsF family glycosyltransferase, whose translation MKQLSEIVHNSSKDERDILLEYQNIDVSKLETLNVLGIPIDNVTTDEAIAKLFRVLEKKEGMHHVLFLDPIKLMRMRPKKSLHRIAEKAGTILVEGAGIGWMTKGRLKERVTPIAVMMDLIRLAELKEFTAFIFGAKDEIVERIYFNLTRHFPKVRIVGRHAGHLDRQREMRVKEAIRKTGPDIIFLAMDFPEQEIWIENNTGYFGKAVVIGVGGALDMLSGADKKAPEWFKERGLIWLWRIIARPYRIRRMWETFYFLLLGIRERFRKQ comes from the coding sequence ATGAAGCAATTGAGCGAAATCGTTCACAATTCCTCAAAAGACGAGAGAGATATACTACTAGAATACCAAAATATCGATGTTTCCAAGTTAGAAACATTGAATGTTTTAGGAATTCCAATAGACAATGTCACAACAGATGAAGCGATTGCGAAACTTTTCCGCGTGCTTGAAAAAAAAGAAGGCATGCACCATGTTTTATTCTTAGATCCAATCAAACTGATGAGGATGCGCCCTAAAAAATCGCTCCACCGTATCGCTGAAAAAGCAGGTACGATTTTAGTAGAAGGGGCAGGAATTGGTTGGATGACAAAGGGTCGATTAAAAGAAAGAGTCACACCAATTGCAGTGATGATGGACCTGATCCGACTTGCAGAACTCAAAGAGTTCACAGCCTTTATCTTTGGCGCAAAAGACGAAATCGTAGAACGTATTTATTTTAATCTCACAAGGCACTTTCCGAAAGTTCGTATTGTCGGTAGGCACGCAGGCCATTTAGATCGCCAACGTGAAATGCGAGTGAAAGAAGCCATTCGTAAAACTGGACCTGATATCATTTTCCTTGCTATGGACTTCCCTGAACAAGAAATTTGGATTGAAAACAACACTGGTTATTTTGGTAAAGCTGTTGTGATTGGTGTAGGTGGCGCCTTAGATATGTTATCTGGTGCTGACAAAAAAGCACCTGAATGGTTCAAGGAAAGAGGTTTAATTTGGTTGTGGCGCATCATTGCAAGACCATACCGAATCCGACGTATGTGGGAAACGTTTTACTTTCTATTACTTGGAATTCGCGAACGTTTTCGCAAACAATAA
- a CDS encoding MFS transporter, protein MNQKKTKQETTYLRFFGLAELVNHGPRGILAFWMILGMAFFLFGDQNLIAPNMKNIGASLGITDPNEVDWKFGGIIPVLFFILGGLVSLSMGYLSQAFSRKHLLVATVLLGEIPCFLTAYAQNFDQFLILRTLCGFGLGGIFPLLFSLIGDYFSSQSRAIATGYVSLAMGLGVGVGQLLGGILGGADPINGWRTSFIYMSAPSFLFVAVYLFFCKEPKRGGAEEVGADELSHKITLKDFKLLFENKTNLGAFLQGLPGCIPWGVFFVYLADYYEHTYHLTKEVSAGMITFAAIGIFIGTFFGGVLGQFLYNIKKTYQPLLCMGTTFFGVFPAILLLYSFDIVPHMGLFIGLNVLTGIMISVTGPNVRAVLLNVNEPKSRSAIFSIYNLTDDLGKGLGPVMSAVILGLTPDRGLALSISILFWIPCALAWFLVLFNYEKDEKTMHLLMKQSVS, encoded by the coding sequence ATGAACCAAAAAAAAACAAAACAAGAAACCACCTATCTTCGGTTTTTTGGTCTTGCAGAACTTGTGAACCATGGCCCAAGAGGGATTTTAGCCTTCTGGATGATTTTAGGTATGGCCTTCTTTCTGTTTGGCGATCAAAACTTAATTGCTCCCAATATGAAAAACATTGGAGCTTCCTTAGGGATTACAGATCCAAATGAAGTTGATTGGAAATTTGGTGGAATCATTCCTGTTTTGTTTTTTATCTTGGGTGGACTTGTTTCATTGTCTATGGGGTATCTTTCCCAAGCATTTTCTCGTAAACATTTGTTAGTTGCGACTGTTCTATTAGGTGAAATTCCATGTTTTTTAACTGCATATGCTCAGAACTTCGATCAGTTTTTAATTTTAAGGACATTGTGTGGATTTGGACTAGGCGGAATTTTCCCATTACTCTTTAGTTTGATTGGAGATTATTTTTCCAGCCAATCCAGAGCCATTGCAACTGGGTACGTATCTTTAGCAATGGGACTTGGGGTGGGAGTAGGTCAGTTGTTAGGTGGTATATTGGGTGGAGCAGATCCCATAAATGGATGGAGGACCTCTTTTATTTACATGTCTGCACCTTCGTTTCTCTTCGTTGCTGTTTATTTATTTTTCTGTAAAGAACCAAAACGTGGTGGAGCAGAAGAAGTGGGTGCCGATGAACTTTCTCACAAAATCACTTTAAAAGACTTTAAATTACTATTCGAAAACAAAACAAATCTAGGTGCCTTTTTACAAGGACTTCCTGGCTGTATCCCTTGGGGTGTATTTTTTGTTTATTTAGCAGATTATTATGAACACACATATCACCTAACAAAAGAAGTTTCCGCTGGTATGATTACATTCGCTGCGATTGGAATTTTTATTGGAACTTTTTTTGGTGGAGTGCTTGGGCAATTTTTATACAATATCAAAAAAACATACCAACCATTATTATGTATGGGAACTACTTTCTTTGGAGTATTTCCGGCTATCCTTTTGTTATATTCGTTTGATATCGTTCCGCACATGGGACTCTTTATTGGTCTCAATGTATTAACAGGAATTATGATCTCAGTCACTGGCCCTAATGTTAGAGCTGTTTTACTCAATGTAAATGAACCAAAATCGAGAAGTGCAATCTTTTCAATATACAACCTAACGGATGATTTAGGAAAAGGTCTTGGTCCTGTTATGTCAGCAGTGATTCTTGGACTCACACCGGATAGAGGTCTTGCTCTTTCCATCTCAATTTTATTTTGGATTCCATGTGCCTTAGCTTGGTTTTTGGTTTTATTCAATTATGAAAAAGATGAAAAAACAATGCATTTGTTAATGAAACAGAGTGTTTCCTAA
- the mtnC gene encoding acireductone synthase, which produces MQIKHNLLDIEGTTAPIAFVHEILFPYAKKRIHSFLKNYQFSDEKWKEIQIEYHKDFLFHEPSFIQKFTMGNSANEIPKELSKDMVSLYFEYLIEKDRKFGPLKEVQGKIWKDGYESHEIKSTVYEDVPKFLKQSIQEGKKNHVYSSGSVEAQVLIYQYSVLGDLREYFTSYFDTAVGGKREKESYLRIANTLSALPSEIRFFTDIVEEADAASLAGMQVVILNRPGNLPQKSHSFPIWDHF; this is translated from the coding sequence ATGCAAATCAAACATAACTTACTCGATATCGAAGGGACAACGGCACCAATTGCCTTTGTCCATGAGATTCTTTTTCCTTATGCAAAAAAACGAATCCATTCCTTTTTAAAAAACTATCAGTTTTCGGACGAGAAATGGAAAGAAATACAAATAGAATACCATAAAGATTTTTTATTCCATGAACCGTCATTCATTCAAAAATTTACGATGGGAAACTCGGCCAATGAAATACCAAAGGAACTTTCCAAAGATATGGTTTCCTTATATTTTGAATATCTCATTGAGAAAGATCGTAAATTTGGTCCCTTAAAAGAAGTACAAGGAAAAATTTGGAAAGATGGTTATGAGTCTCATGAGATCAAAAGTACAGTCTATGAAGATGTTCCCAAATTTTTAAAACAATCCATCCAAGAAGGAAAAAAAAACCATGTGTATTCGTCTGGATCCGTGGAAGCTCAAGTTTTAATTTATCAATATTCGGTGTTAGGTGATTTGCGTGAGTATTTTACTTCTTATTTTGATACAGCGGTAGGTGGAAAACGGGAAAAAGAAAGTTATTTAAGAATTGCGAATACACTCTCTGCACTTCCAAGTGAAATTCGTTTTTTTACAGACATTGTGGAAGAAGCGGATGCGGCAAGTTTAGCAGGGATGCAAGTGGTCATTTTGAATCGACCAGGAAATTTGCCTCAAAAATCACATTCGTTTCCCATTTGGGATCATTTTTAA
- a CDS encoding prokaryotic cytochrome C oxidase subunit IV encodes MLRIVFTYMILLTIVYLSFYGMGSFVPSNWNLILMSAIKFLLISYVFMNLVRAHFFWKLIFSTLIFVYSFGIWYFT; translated from the coding sequence ATGTTACGAATTGTATTTACTTATATGATTTTACTCACAATCGTATATCTATCGTTTTACGGGATGGGGTCGTTTGTACCAAGTAATTGGAATTTGATACTGATGAGTGCGATCAAATTCCTTTTGATATCCTATGTATTTATGAATTTAGTACGAGCCCATTTTTTTTGGAAGTTGATTTTCTCAACTTTGATTTTTGTGTATTCATTTGGGATCTGGTATTTCACTTAA
- a CDS encoding cytochrome c oxidase subunit 3, which translates to MNETTIEENDSIWYPPGGILIWLIVFVEVITFCMGIGSLVYDKTQNPDGFQTMQKLLHREFAFWNTIFLLTSGFLLAIIVYAKENNKETQFLYVMLGAILFGLAFLFLKSLEFYDKWTLGYTLDTSIFFSYYWLLTGFHYLHVAVGIIILSIVLLNRKTITLLNLEAGGIFWHMCDLIWLILYPALYLIQ; encoded by the coding sequence ATGAACGAAACTACTATCGAGGAAAATGATTCAATTTGGTACCCACCTGGGGGAATTCTCATTTGGCTCATCGTATTTGTGGAAGTAATCACCTTCTGTATGGGGATTGGATCCTTAGTGTATGACAAAACTCAAAATCCAGATGGTTTCCAAACCATGCAAAAACTTCTGCACAGAGAATTTGCTTTTTGGAATACAATTTTCCTATTAACAAGTGGATTTTTATTAGCCATAATTGTTTATGCAAAAGAAAACAATAAGGAGACCCAATTCCTTTATGTTATGTTAGGTGCAATTCTTTTCGGATTGGCTTTTTTGTTCCTCAAAAGTCTCGAGTTTTATGACAAATGGACTTTAGGTTATACCTTAGATACGAGTATATTCTTTAGTTACTATTGGTTACTCACAGGTTTTCATTACTTACACGTAGCAGTAGGAATCATCATCTTATCAATTGTTCTTCTCAACCGAAAAACCATCACCCTTTTGAATTTGGAAGCGGGGGGAATTTTTTGGCATATGTGTGATTTGATCTGGCTTATCCTATACCCAGCATTGTATTTGATCCAATAA
- a CDS encoding c-type cytochrome, with product MLSKSQARAFFLGGTFLFGAIFVFLTIDTLRQNDTRTNAQNLTEDVLKGKEIWEKNNCMGCHTLLGEGAYYAPDLTKVVERRGVSWIDVFLDDPQAMFPGERKMVKYNFTKEEKGQVIAFLDWVGKIDANGWPPKPNIPVGSITTAVPPQTTSSVVKVSQPEKFSQLCVACHAVGGKGGNVGPALDHVGSKFDVDYLNRWLIDPQVIKPGTNMPKLPLSDTERKDIVTYLSALK from the coding sequence ATGCTTTCAAAATCGCAAGCAAGGGCATTCTTTCTGGGTGGAACTTTTTTGTTCGGTGCTATCTTTGTGTTCCTCACAATTGATACCTTGCGACAAAACGATACCCGTACCAATGCGCAAAACTTAACAGAAGATGTGCTGAAAGGGAAAGAGATTTGGGAAAAAAACAATTGTATGGGTTGCCATACCTTACTTGGAGAGGGAGCATACTATGCGCCTGATTTGACTAAAGTGGTCGAGAGAAGGGGAGTTAGCTGGATCGACGTATTTTTAGATGATCCACAAGCAATGTTCCCTGGTGAACGTAAGATGGTGAAATACAATTTTACTAAAGAAGAAAAAGGCCAAGTCATCGCATTTCTAGATTGGGTTGGTAAAATTGATGCCAATGGTTGGCCACCAAAACCAAATATCCCAGTTGGTTCTATAACCACTGCCGTACCTCCACAAACAACTTCCAGCGTTGTGAAAGTTTCTCAACCAGAAAAGTTTTCTCAATTATGTGTCGCCTGTCACGCAGTAGGTGGCAAGGGAGGAAATGTAGGACCTGCACTTGATCATGTAGGATCAAAGTTTGATGTCGATTATCTCAACCGATGGTTGATTGATCCACAAGTAATCAAACCGGGAACTAACATGCCAAAGTTGCCGTTAAGTGATACAGAAAGAAAGGATATAGTTACTTACCTTTCTGCATTAAAATAA
- a CDS encoding cbb3-type cytochrome c oxidase subunit I yields the protein MRFQSQKVAYWFFATCMLLLSLQIVYGFIMGFARIGFDGLHDYIPFNTARATHTNLLVVWLLTGFMGAAYYIIPEESDRELYSVKLAYIQLISWIVVGVVAIIGFHFNWWEGRKFLEIPRPLDYLVVVNVLTFLFNIAMTIWEAKKRSTTQLVLFFGLLCAALLYLPGMIYFDNQTLDSYFRWWVVHLWVEGVWELIMGGILAFLLIKLTGVDREVIEKWLYVVVGLTFLSGILGTGHHYYWIGTPKYWLMVGGIFSALEPLAFLGMAIWALNMYRKKGKDHPNKIALYWTLGSAMMSFIGAGFLGFAHTWPSVNQWTHGTLITAMHGHLAFWGAYAMLVLAVISYAMPNMTGRKLFTGMSGYLAFWASNIGMVGMTGALAVAGITQVYLERKLGMDFLVVQKEIVFHFIGMLLAATLFTIGITYFIVDFIRHGLPSNEAVGKNVGDID from the coding sequence ATGAGATTCCAATCACAAAAGGTCGCATATTGGTTCTTTGCAACTTGTATGTTACTCTTATCTTTACAAATCGTTTATGGTTTTATCATGGGTTTTGCTCGGATTGGTTTTGATGGATTACATGATTACATTCCATTTAACACAGCTCGTGCAACACATACCAATTTATTAGTTGTATGGTTATTAACAGGATTTATGGGTGCTGCTTATTACATCATTCCTGAAGAATCTGATCGTGAATTGTACAGTGTCAAACTCGCATACATCCAACTTATATCTTGGATTGTGGTGGGTGTTGTTGCCATCATTGGATTCCACTTTAATTGGTGGGAAGGTAGAAAGTTTTTAGAGATTCCAAGGCCACTTGATTATCTTGTCGTTGTCAACGTTCTTACCTTTTTATTCAATATTGCCATGACCATTTGGGAGGCCAAAAAAAGGAGTACAACACAACTAGTATTATTCTTTGGTCTGTTATGTGCAGCCTTACTTTATCTCCCAGGTATGATTTATTTCGATAACCAAACCTTGGATTCTTACTTTCGATGGTGGGTTGTTCACCTTTGGGTAGAGGGAGTTTGGGAACTCATCATGGGTGGTATCTTAGCATTTTTACTCATCAAACTTACAGGTGTGGACAGGGAAGTCATTGAAAAATGGTTGTATGTGGTTGTTGGTCTCACGTTCCTTTCTGGAATTTTAGGAACAGGCCACCACTACTACTGGATAGGAACTCCTAAGTATTGGCTTATGGTCGGTGGAATTTTTTCTGCCTTAGAACCACTTGCGTTCCTCGGAATGGCGATTTGGGCTCTCAATATGTATCGCAAAAAAGGAAAAGACCATCCAAACAAAATTGCACTCTATTGGACACTTGGAAGTGCGATGATGTCTTTCATTGGTGCTGGTTTTCTTGGTTTTGCACACACTTGGCCATCGGTTAACCAATGGACACATGGAACTCTCATCACAGCAATGCACGGTCACCTTGCTTTCTGGGGAGCCTACGCAATGTTAGTGTTAGCTGTCATTTCCTATGCAATGCCAAACATGACAGGTCGTAAACTATTCACTGGTATGTCTGGATATTTAGCATTCTGGGCATCCAATATTGGAATGGTCGGAATGACTGGAGCGTTGGCAGTGGCAGGGATCACTCAGGTGTATCTAGAACGTAAATTGGGAATGGACTTTCTAGTGGTACAAAAAGAAATCGTGTTCCATTTTATCGGAATGTTACTTGCAGCTACATTATTTACAATTGGAATCACATATTTCATTGTTGATTTCATTAGACATGGTCTTCCTTCCAATGAAGCGGTTGGTAAAAATGTAGGTGATATAGACTAA
- a CDS encoding CbbQ/NirQ/NorQ/GpvN family protein has translation MLTTKIPYYEPTGKEVEIFQMAAENTLPLLLKGPTGSGKSRFLEFMAHQMGRKLITILCNDETSAVDLVGRFIVKGADTVWMDGPLTTGVKEGAIVYLDEIAEARPDTLVTIHSLTDHRRTLFIERKNEEIIAHPNFLLVASYNPGYQKGFKELKPSTKQRFLSMDFPYPKPSVEEKIIIGETGISDSVSKKLVQFANLVRKKPELGLAETVSTRLLVSCAKLIGKGLPSRLAGRTAIILPLSDDEDTVTALQDSFDLIF, from the coding sequence ATGTTAACAACAAAAATTCCCTATTACGAACCAACTGGTAAGGAAGTGGAAATTTTTCAAATGGCGGCGGAGAATACTCTGCCGCTTTTGTTAAAAGGACCTACTGGTTCTGGAAAATCTAGATTTTTGGAGTTTATGGCACACCAAATGGGCCGTAAACTCATTACGATTTTATGCAATGATGAAACATCCGCAGTGGATTTAGTGGGACGATTTATCGTCAAAGGGGCAGATACTGTTTGGATGGATGGTCCACTTACCACGGGTGTCAAAGAGGGTGCAATTGTGTATTTGGATGAAATTGCAGAAGCAAGACCAGATACTCTTGTGACCATTCACTCATTAACAGACCATAGACGGACATTATTCATTGAAAGAAAAAACGAAGAAATCATCGCACATCCAAACTTTTTACTCGTAGCTTCCTATAACCCTGGTTATCAAAAAGGGTTTAAAGAATTAAAACCTTCCACCAAACAACGTTTCCTTAGTATGGATTTTCCATATCCAAAGCCATCTGTGGAAGAAAAGATCATTATCGGGGAAACAGGCATTTCTGATTCCGTTTCGAAAAAATTAGTGCAATTTGCAAATTTAGTCAGGAAAAAACCAGAGTTGGGACTTGCGGAAACAGTATCGACACGTTTGCTTGTATCATGTGCTAAGCTGATTGGGAAAGGCCTACCATCTCGCCTTGCGGGTCGTACTGCGATCATACTGCCTTTATCAGATGATGAAGATACAGTGACTGCCTTACAAGATAGTTTTGATTTAATCTTTTAG
- a CDS encoding nitric oxide reductase activation protein NorD — MEWDQFVFYQGHKLWKKLKTKLTPPSPYYPYRMETEETKIVRYLQTLRKETTSIVYGVEFISLGENFLKFPETIYWYLTERESKIQIRILLAYLSFLKEEHTIKTSLVKETFYQLFRSFLKRYPGAYFNWKEIRKDRLMLRKKDPKQYQKIVSCFYHANTSISNSKINFPVGKDFISDKQKQKMESKESKQKLDPSEAELLEVDEKKIEEYTLGHNFEKIETVEEFDGQWRDIDGEEDMEEEEALEELNLEYIIRTEDPVHTTRTSESGAGTLLEILEDTSKEKPYLYPEWDYKKKQYKPNYCSVVEEFPKTLDSSYAIGVLERQHRTLLLLKKKMTALLNQTRIKKRLVAGADIDLDALVDRYADLMAKKSPSEAIYMNPIRDVSDLGLYFLMDLSLSTDSWIHDKRILDVERESLLLFSECLEELKIPFGIAGFYSRTRNHNQFIHLKQMNESWKVVRDRLGPLSPIGYTRVGPSLRHTNSLLKDSGYKQKWIILITDARPNDYDQYEGKYGIEDVNKAVGECMLNGVQVYTLAIGTEEKPTIPAMMRNASYQMLFHPERLLDSLQEFFKRAIKS, encoded by the coding sequence TTGGAATGGGATCAGTTTGTATTCTACCAAGGTCATAAACTTTGGAAAAAACTTAAAACAAAACTTACACCTCCAAGTCCATACTATCCATATCGTATGGAGACGGAAGAAACTAAAATCGTTCGTTATCTACAAACTTTACGAAAAGAAACAACCTCCATTGTGTATGGTGTTGAATTCATCTCCCTTGGGGAAAATTTTCTTAAATTTCCAGAAACCATTTATTGGTATTTAACTGAAAGGGAATCTAAGATTCAAATACGGATTCTACTTGCGTATTTATCATTTTTAAAAGAAGAACATACAATCAAAACCAGTTTGGTTAAGGAAACTTTTTATCAATTATTTCGTTCTTTTCTAAAACGATATCCTGGTGCTTATTTTAATTGGAAAGAAATTCGAAAGGATCGATTGATGCTTAGAAAAAAGGACCCAAAACAATACCAAAAAATTGTTTCCTGTTTTTATCATGCAAACACTTCAATTTCCAATTCCAAGATAAACTTTCCTGTTGGTAAAGATTTTATTTCTGATAAACAGAAACAAAAAATGGAATCGAAAGAATCCAAACAAAAGTTAGATCCTAGTGAAGCAGAATTACTGGAGGTGGATGAGAAAAAAATTGAAGAATATACACTTGGCCACAATTTTGAAAAAATTGAAACTGTAGAAGAGTTTGACGGGCAATGGAGAGACATTGATGGCGAAGAAGATATGGAAGAAGAGGAGGCTCTCGAGGAACTCAACTTAGAATATATCATTCGTACAGAAGATCCCGTTCATACTACAAGGACAAGTGAATCAGGTGCAGGAACCTTGTTGGAAATTTTGGAAGACACTAGTAAGGAAAAACCCTATTTATATCCAGAATGGGATTACAAAAAAAAACAATACAAACCTAATTACTGTTCTGTGGTTGAGGAATTTCCAAAAACATTGGATTCTTCTTATGCAATCGGAGTTTTAGAAAGACAACACCGCACCCTATTATTATTAAAGAAAAAAATGACCGCATTACTCAATCAAACCCGTATTAAAAAACGTTTGGTTGCGGGTGCTGACATAGACTTAGATGCACTCGTTGATCGTTATGCAGATTTAATGGCTAAAAAGAGCCCCTCAGAAGCAATCTATATGAATCCAATTCGAGATGTATCCGATTTAGGATTGTACTTTTTAATGGATTTAAGTTTGTCTACCGATTCTTGGATTCACGATAAACGAATTTTGGATGTGGAAAGAGAAAGTTTATTACTGTTTTCTGAGTGTTTAGAAGAATTGAAAATTCCATTTGGTATCGCAGGTTTTTATTCTCGTACTAGAAATCACAATCAGTTTATCCACTTAAAACAAATGAACGAATCTTGGAAGGTAGTCAGAGATCGATTAGGCCCTTTGTCTCCCATCGGTTACACAAGAGTGGGTCCGTCACTTCGTCATACAAATTCACTCTTAAAAGATTCCGGATACAAACAAAAATGGATCATTTTAATTACTGATGCAAGACCAAATGATTATGACCAGTATGAAGGTAAGTATGGAATTGAGGATGTGAATAAAGCAGTGGGTGAATGTATGTTAAACGGTGTACAAGTGTATACTTTAGCGATAGGAACAGAGGAAAAACCAACTATCCCCGCAATGATGCGAAACGCGAGTTATCAAATGTTATTCCATCCAGAAAGGCTCCTCGATTCATTACAGGAATTTTTTAAAAGAGCCATTAAGAGTTAA
- a CDS encoding NnrS family protein — MKQSFFQYSFWNTAFRPFFWFGSVFGILVISIWLFILSNIIKNPIHINAIHWHSYEMVFGFTKAIVLGFLFTAVQNWTNSTILKGKSLFYLLVFWLLGRFSFYSFGFLSYLSFGFDICSDILVIYLLVPKLIVPTQKHNRPILYHYGLFTIFHILSALSAYSILDPEKTLLFIHLSIFVVLFLILIIGGRVVPFFSGVVIQGYSFKRMPKLETFLIYLPFIFYLTKLIQSYLDVYFLRSLSYLQGTGFTVFGIISFLVGFSLFTLNTIRYISWKPWKSYQRPILWILYLGYFWVCLGFLLYSLTELNLFPISSAIHSLTVGGLAVFIYGMITRVSLGHTGRTIVASPLTVFCYVLLNVSVVIRVFLQLFNQYKYAYYLSGIGWILCFVFYVVQYTIILYSPRPDGKPS; from the coding sequence ATGAAACAATCGTTTTTTCAATACAGTTTCTGGAATACAGCGTTTCGCCCTTTTTTTTGGTTTGGCTCAGTTTTCGGAATCCTAGTCATTTCAATTTGGTTATTCATACTTTCGAATATTATTAAAAATCCAATTCACATCAACGCCATTCACTGGCATTCCTATGAAATGGTATTCGGTTTTACGAAAGCCATTGTATTGGGTTTTTTGTTCACTGCCGTTCAAAATTGGACAAATTCAACCATTCTAAAAGGGAAAAGTTTATTCTACTTATTAGTTTTTTGGTTACTTGGAAGATTTTCATTCTATTCGTTCGGTTTTTTAAGTTACCTTTCTTTTGGATTTGATATCTGTTCGGATATCCTGGTCATCTATCTACTTGTTCCAAAGTTGATTGTTCCTACCCAAAAACACAACAGACCCATTTTATACCATTATGGACTTTTTACAATTTTTCATATTCTGAGTGCTCTATCTGCTTATTCCATTTTAGATCCGGAGAAAACATTACTTTTTATCCATTTAAGCATCTTTGTTGTTTTATTTTTGATACTCATCATAGGCGGACGAGTTGTTCCTTTTTTCTCTGGGGTCGTAATCCAAGGTTATTCTTTTAAGCGAATGCCAAAATTAGAAACATTTCTAATCTATCTTCCATTTATCTTTTATCTGACAAAACTCATACAATCATATTTAGATGTATATTTTTTAAGATCACTTTCCTACTTACAAGGAACAGGTTTCACTGTTTTTGGAATAATTTCTTTTCTTGTTGGATTTTCATTATTTACCTTAAATACAATTCGTTACATTTCATGGAAACCATGGAAATCCTACCAAAGGCCTATCCTTTGGATTTTGTACTTAGGTTACTTTTGGGTATGCCTTGGATTTTTACTCTATAGTTTAACAGAATTGAATCTATTTCCAATTTCATCAGCAATCCATAGCCTAACAGTTGGTGGTCTTGCCGTTTTTATTTATGGTATGATCACAAGAGTGAGTTTGGGCCATACTGGTAGGACCATCGTTGCATCTCCACTCACTGTTTTTTGCTATGTCCTCTTAAATGTAAGCGTGGTGATTCGAGTCTTTTTACAACTGTTCAACCAATACAAATATGCATATTACCTCTCTGGAATTGGTTGGATTCTGTGTTTTGTTTTCTATGTTGTCCAGTATACAATCATTCTTTATTCACCTAGACCTGATGGAAAACCTTCTTAA